A window of Nocardiopsis sp. Huas11 genomic DNA:
GCCACAGAACGATGACCCGATTCGATAACGGGAGGGTAGTCCGTCCCGAAATAGAAGTGAACTCGATCCCGATCTTGCCTAGACCTCCGGGCGTAGGCCTCCCTGAAGTATCGAAGAGCCACCATACCACCCTCCCCCAAGAGCGATTCGGAAATATGCGGTTCCGGTATCCAATAATTATATTTAGCGCTCCCCCTATCTTTCAGGAAGAACAATTCTCGAGCAGTGGTGGAAGTGATAAAAATACGCTCATTCAACTGTGGAATGCCTCCTTTGCGATGAAGCGCAATCATTTCCTGGATATCTAGAACCAACCTATTATTCTTCCAGGAGTCACCCATAATCCCCTCGATCAACCTATTCAAGCACTATTAAATATGATGCGCATAATCAAGAAGCAATTTAAGCAATTCAATGACCATTGGAGTCAAGGCGCTCCTTCTTTAACAACCCTAATGCATGAGAATACTTAGAACTTTCCTTGAGGTGCCATGATGGCAGAACTTTCACTCGACCAACCGACAATTTTCTACAGGGACCCCGCCACATGTCGGGTGAAGTACTGGCCAGGCTGGCACCTCACCTGACCTGGTCGAAGGCATGCGCAGACCCCGGCCAGTCATACGGACCACCCCAGTGAGTGAGTCCCGACCACCCGACAGACCGGGCTGTGCCTCGACTTCTGGCTACCCGAGACAAGGAGGCTTCCCTCTGGGGGATCTCCAGGGAAGCCCTGTCCCATCTGGGGTCTGAGCCGTAGCCTGGAATCGCGACTTGACCAGGGAAGGACGGCGCCATGCCCCTCGACGGCACTCCGGACCCGCACGAGATCGAGGTCCCTTTCGGTACACGGCTCAAGCTCAACCGCACCAGACGGGGCATGACCCGCGAGGTCCTGGGTGGCCTGGTCGGACGGTCCGCGTCGTGGGTGAAGGCGCTGGAGAACGGACGGTTGGGGACCCCCAAGCTACCCATCCTGCTCAGGCTTGCGGAGGCCCTGCGTATACGCGACCTCTCGGAACTGACAGGTGAGCAGTCCGTCCCTGTCGAGCTGTTCACCGGCCCCGGGCACGCTCACCTTCCGGCCGTGCGAACGGCGATCAACGCGTTCCCCATGGTCACCTCGCGTCCCGCTCCTCCGGTCGCCCACCTCAAGGCCCGTTTGTCGCGGGCATGGAGCGCACGACACTCCGCGCCCAACCACCGTGAGGTGTTGGGCGGACTGCTTCCCGGGCTGATCGAGGACGCACAGCTCGCCGTGCATCAAGCGGATGACGGACCGACACGGCGTGCGGCCCAGGCGGTGCTCTCCGAGGTGTACGCGCTCGCACAGTTCTTCATCGCCTACCAGCCCGCACAGAGCCTCCTATGGCGTGTGTGCGAGCGCAGTGTGGTCGCTGCCCAGGAATCGGGCGACCCTCATGCGTTGGGCGTCTCCGCCTGGCTGATGGCCCAAGCTCACCGAGACGCCGGCGACTGGGATGCGGCCGACGTGGTCACCACGAACACCACACGGCAGTTGAGCGGCAACCTCGCGGACGGCACAGATGACGTTCTCGCTATCTGGGGTGCCTTGCAGTTCGAAGCCGGGTACACCGCCGCACGGCGCGGCGAGACCGGAAACGCATGGCGGCACTGGGACACCGCGCAACAGGTCGCTGACCGGCTCCCCGGCTCCTACTACCACCCGGTGACATCGTTCTCCCAGGCGATCATGGGTGCCCACGCTGTCACCGTGGCGGTCGAACTACGCAATGGCGGCGAGAGCGTACGCCAGGCCGGACGAACGGCGTCGGACGTCATCCCGTCGCGCCCCCGACGGGCACGGCACCAGATCGAAAGGGCACGTGCTTTCTACCTGGACTCCCAACCGGACGAAGCCCTTCGCGTTCTGGCTGAGGCACACGAGGCAGCGCCGGAAACGATCAGGTACAACGGGTACGCACGTCGCATAATTCTCGAAGAGATGGATTCCCGGCAACGAGAACGGCGAGAGCAAGCGAACACACTGGCTGACAAAATCGGCATTCTCGCGTAGCCACCAATCGACGGCAGGGGGCACACTTTGTGCCCCCTGAGTCATGTCCGGCGGCCTAGCGTCAGGCAACGAATCGACCCCCGCGACGCGGATGAGGCGTCCGGGGGCACGGCCAACGCTTACCAGGAGCGCTGACATGACGCACACTATCGCCCGTTTCTGGGCGATGCTGACACGACCATTGCCCGGTCCGCAGGGACGACACCACCGTCGCGGAACGCCTCCGCCCCTCGCCCGCCGAACGCCCCACTCAACCCATCAGCGTCATAGTGTGGATGCGCTGACTCGCGTCTCGCGTACGCAGCACCAGCCCGGTGAGTTCGACGAACTCGCCGCTCTCACCCGCTACTACCTGGCGATGCGGGAGGAGCGATGAGCGACACCACCACGTTCACCGCCAAGAACCGCGCGGTGCTCGAATCATGGGCACGATCCATGGACGCCAAGGTGACCCAAATCGCCGAGGACTGGAGGTCCATCACCTTCCAGGCCGAAGCCACAGACTCCGAGGGCACGCGGGTCCGCTGCCGGTTCCGGCAGCCCATCCCCCGTGTGGTCGCGCTTCGGCGTCTGGCACGCACCTACGTGGTCGGACTCGTCCACGACGTGGGCGGCGCCCAGTGCCACCACGTGCGCCGGGTCATCCCCACCGGAGACACCGAGGCCGATGCCCGCCGCAGCGCGATCCTGATCGCTTCGGCCCTGGTCGAGATCCAGCGCCACCACACGTGCGGAGCGACCGTGAGCAAGCTGGAGCCCTACGTCGTGGAACGCGCCGTGAACTGGAAGCCCTGACCCTGAAGCGTCTCTGAGCCCCGCCGCTCACCAGCGGCAGGGCTCGCTGCTCTTCGCTCACGCCCCGCGTACGCCACGATCCCGGCACGCCCCCGAGCAGTCCCACCCGGCCCCGGGTCGACCCCACCTGCACCCCATCGGAGACGCAGAAAGGGGCCCGCCATCCGGCGAGCCCCTTCGTGACCTACTATTCCTCTGTCGGGACGGCGGGATTTGAACCCACGACCCCTTGACCCCCAGTCAAGTGCGCTACCAAACTGCGCTACGTCCCGGCCGCTGGGCGAGTGCCGTCTCCGGCCCCGCCAACGGGTAAAACCTTATCGCATTCGCGGAGTGGCCCGAACCGCCCGCCGCCGAGGGCCCGCCCCTCTTCGCCGGTCCGCTCACGCTTCAGGGGACCAGCCCGTCGAGCCGGTCGGCCCGTTCCCAGCCCGTGAGTTCCCCGCCCGTGAGCACGACGACGGCGCCCGGGACCGGGACGACGTCCACGACCAGAGGGCCGCCCGGAGTGATCCACTGCGCCGAATCCCGGTCAACGGTCTCGCCGAAGGACGCCGTGAACAGGGCGTCCCGTGTCGACTCCACACCCGCGTCCTCGTTCGACTCGTACTGAGCCTTCGGAACGAGCAGCGTGTCGTCGAGCACGACGGCCCTGCTAGGGACGATGACGTGCATCCCGTCCACGACCGCGGTGTCCGTGGTCTCCCCGGCGGCGTTCGCCCGGTGGAAGCTCAGAGCATCCTCACCCTCCTCGACGAACACCACTCCCCCACTGTCGACCTGGACGAGGGACCGGTGCAGATCGTTGGTGCTCAACTGGTCGGACAACCCGCTCGGAAGCTCCACCGCCTCCTCGCCGGTGGCGGGGTCGAGCAGAGACAGGACCTGGTCGGGTCCATGGCTCAGAACGGCCACCGGTTCCTCCCGTCCGGCCCTGACATCGACCAGGTGGGGTGTGGAGTCCCCGGGCGATCGCACCGTCCACTCCTGCCGCCACGCCTCCTCCCCGGTGGTCAGGTCCATGGCTCCGAGCACGACCCGCACCTCCGTGTCGGACCAGGTGAAGGGGTCATCGAACCTCTCCTCCCTCCCCCGGTCCTCCTCGGCGCATCCGAGTAGGCCCACCAGGTGGTCGCCGTACCGTTCGACCTCGGAGGGGAAGCAGTCCGGACCGACTCCCAGAGCGTCCGTCAACCGGTCGGCGCGCCCGGGGGCCGCCGGCAGGAGGTCCTCGACCGCCAGAGGGACGACATCCGGGTCCCTGTCACGGATCTCCCCCGTCACGGCGTCGAGTGTCACCGTGACGCGTTCCCCGGTGTCGGGCCCCGGGGCATAGCGCACGTACACGCCCCGGCCGTCCGCTCCCACCCTGCGCGCGTGGTCGAGGGGGCGCCGGTAGGACCACAGCTCCTCGCCCGTCGTCCCGTCCAGGGCGACCGCCCCGTCGGTGATCAGGACGATCGGGCCGTGGGCGCCCGCACGGACTCCGTGGATCTCCGTGCCCAGCGGGGGTTCCCAGCTCCACCCGATGCGGCTGACGCGGGCGGGGACGGGCTCGGGCTCACCCGGGTCGGTGGCGACGGTGTGCGGTTCCCGGGGGAAGACGACCACCGCCGTGAGACCGGCGATCAGGACCACCGTGAGGGCGCCCGCGGCGGCGAAGGGCAGTGAGCGTCTCCGGGGGCGGAGTTTCGGCGAGTGGACGGACACCAGCATGCACAGGCATCCCGACGCGACCGCCACGGCCACGATCCACATGTTGACGGCCGCGGGCGAGGGGTCGAACGCCACTCCGTCCGTCGCGGTCGCCTCGAAGGCCTGTGTGGGGAATCCGGCCCAGGCGATCGCCGCCCCGGCCAGAGTGAAGATGGACATCCAGACCGCGTACGCCGGACCGCCGGGGTCGTCCTGGATGACCCGGGGATGTCTCCGGTACCAGCGGATGCCGAAGGTGAGGGCCAGGCCCGCGATCACAGTCGAGAGGATCCACCGGGAACCGGCCTCCGAGACCAATCCGCCCTCGTGAGCGCCCCAGTTCAGGAGCACCGTGCCGACCACCAGGAGCAGGGCGCCGACGAGCAGCCCCGCCCCGGTCCACGCGATCGCACCCCTCAGGCGTCCCGGCCCCGGTTCCGCCGCCCTGCCCATACGCTTCTCCCATCGCCGGCGCCGACGGCACAGCGAACCGTGCGACCCGGATGCGTCAGTAGGACGAGATGTGCACGTGGTCGTAGTGGTTCTCCGTGGCGCTGCCACGGTCGCCCATCGGCTTCCACTGCCCCGTGGTCGGCTGCCAGATCCGCTGCTCCCAGATGATGTACTTCACGCCGAGACGGCCGGCGTTGTCGATCGCGTACTGGGAGATGGCGTTGCCGGTGGCGCGGTTCCCCTCGCTGGGGTAGGAGCCGATCACCGCCACCATGAAGTCGCAGGCCTGGCCCGTGCCATGGTCGTCGGCACTGCTGCGCGCGCAGCCGACCTCGTAGGGGACGCCCACGTTGAGGATGACCTCGTCGCGGATCGCGGCCATGCGCGGCGTCGCACCGTCGAATCCCCACCCCTTGACGCTGGCGGGGATGGTGCCCGAGGTGGCCGAGGACCCGGTCTCCGGCTCCGGGGGAACCTCTTCGTCCTTGTAGCGCTCGATGGCCTCCTCGACCTCCTCGCGCTGCTCCTCCAGCGTCTCGATGAGCTCCTCGGCTTCGGCGAGGTCCTCGGCGGCCGTCTCCGCGGCCTCCTCCCGCTCCGCCTGCAGGTCCACCAGCTCGGAGATCTGGCCGGACTGGGTGCGGCCGAGCTGGTCCACCGCGGCCGCGTCCTGGAACAGCTGCTCCGGGGAGGAGCTGAAGAACATCTCCAGTGCGGGGTTCAGGCCGGAGCTCTTGTACTGGCTGGCGGCGATGTGGACCACGCTGGACCGCGATCGGTCGAGTTCCTCCTCGGCCGCCTCCAAGTCCTCCTCGGCCTGTTCGGCGCGCTCCTTGATCTCGGTGAACTGCAGGAGCTCACCGTCGTAGGACTCCTCCAGGTCCTCCGCCCGCTCGGTGAGCTCGTCGAGGTCGAGGTCGTCCAGGTCGGGTTCGGCGTGGACCGCCGAGGGCGCGACGAGCACGGCGGCCAGCGCCAGTGCCAGGACTCGGGCGCCCGCACGCCTTCCTCGGCGGCGCGAGGCATCGGCGGGGGGCAGGGCGGGGGTCCGGTTCATACGAGCTCCAGGGGTCGTACCGCGAGCGAGCCGAGACGCGAGGAGCCACAGGGGGCGGGGCGGAGGGGGCCCGGCGCCGGCTCACGCTGCTCACGGCACCAGGGTGGTGGTGCCATCGGGTCGGCGGGTGCACAGGAGACAATACGAGATCTTGCCGTCATATACCTAATGCCGGGCACGGACCCCACCGCCACCAGGTGTTCGCCGATCGGCGCCCAGGGGCGGGCCGGCCGTTCCGGCCCCCGACGGCTCCGCGCCGCGCCGCGGAGCCGGCTTCGCCGCGACCACCCCACCGGAGACGCAGAAAGGGGCCCGCCTCACGGCGAACCCCTCGCTGACCTGATGCTTCTCTGTCGGGACGGCGGGATTTGAACCCACGACCCCTTGACCCCCAGTCAAGTGCGCTACCAAACTGCGCTACGTCCCGGCCGCTGGGCGAGTGCCGACTCCGGCCCCGCCAACAGGTGAAACTCTACCGCACATTCCAGGGCGCTCACACCAGTTTCGACCCGCGCCAGGCGCCCTGGCGACGCGCCCCCGGCACCGCATCCGGCGCCCGCCGACCGGTCCCGCCGGCCCGACCGCCCGGTGCGCCCCCGACCGCCTCAGACGCCCCGTGCGCCCGCGTCGCCCCACATTCGTCCACGGACCCGCCCGGCGCCGCGACAGGCGCCACGCGTGCCACCACGCCCGCCCGGGGCCACCGCCGGCGGCGCCTCAGCGCTCCCGACGCCCCTCGGCGTCCTCGCGCGCCCCGGACTCCGAGTCCTCCCGGCGCTCCAGGCCTTCCAGGTGCGCGACGGCTTCGGCGATCTGGTTCTCGTTGAACACGGCGACCCCCTGCTCGGCGAGCAGTCGCGCCGTGACCCCGGCCCCGGGCACCTTGCGGCCCCCGAACGTACCGTCGTAGACCTCCAGCGACCCGCACGAGGGACTGGACTCCTTCAGGATCGCCACGGCCACACCGTGCGCCCGGGCGGTCGCCGACGCGGCGCGGGCTCCGGCGACGAAGTGGTCGCTCACGTCCTCCCGGTCCGGGGTGAGGATGCGCGCCCGACCGGCGAGGACCGCGTCGGCATCGGCGCCCGGTTCGATCTCGGCCGGGGGACGCGGCACCGGCAGCCCGCCCGCGATCTCCGGGCAGTGCACCACGAGCCGCCCCTCGGCCCTCCAGCGGTCGAGGGCGTTGTCCTCGACCGTCTTGGCCTGCCCGTCGTAACGGACCCGCCGACCCATCAGACAGGCGCTCACCAGCACCTTGAGCATGCGTTCTCCCCTTCCGACGTGCCGTCACGCTACCTCCGTCGCGACACGAACGATGTCCGCGATATTCTTACTTATGGTGATTAACTATCTCCCCTGAGTGACATCGCGAGGGGGAGACGTGAGCGACGACCAGAACCATCGGCCATCGACGCTGGTGACCGAGCACGGGACCACGCGCAAGGCGGTCACCGCGGCCGCCATCGGCAACGCCACCGAGTGGTACGACTTCGGCGTCTACAGCTACCTCGCCGTCACCATCGGCCTGGTGTTCTACCCGTCGCAGTCCCAGGGCGTCCAGCTCATCGCGACCTTCACCACCTTCGCCGCCGCCTTCCTCGTGCGCCCCCTGGGCGGGCTGTTCTTCGGCCCGCTCGGCGACCGCGTCGGCCGCAAGAAGGTCCTGGCCTTCACCATGCTCCTGATGGCGGTCGGCACCTTCTCCATCGGCCTCATCCCCTCGGCCGCCACCATCGGCATCGCCGCGCCGATCCTGCTGCTCGTCGCCCGCATGGTCCAGGGCTTCTCCACGGGCGGCGAGTACGGCGGGGCCACGACCTTCATCGCCGAGTACGCGCCCGACCGCCGTCGCGGCTTCCTCGCGTCCTGGCTGGAGTTCGGAACGGTCAGCGGCTACGTCGGGGGCGCCTCGATCGTCACCGTCATGACCCTGCTCCTGGGCCCGGACGCCATGACGGCGTGGGGATGGCGCGTGCCCTTCCTGCTCGCCCTGCCCCTGGGCGCGGTCGGGCTGTACCTGCGGCTGAAGCTGGAGGAGACCCCGGTCTTCGCCCAGGACACGGAGGGGTTCGGCAAGGACACCGCGGGGCGCCGGCGCGAGGGGCAGTTCAGGGAGACCGTGGTGGGCCAGTGGCACGCGCTGCTGCTGTGCGTCGGGCTGGTCATGGTCTTCAACGTGAACAACTACATGGTGACGGCCTACCTGCCCACCTACCTCAACGCCGAACTCGGCTACAGCAGCGCCCTGGGGCTGGTCATGACGCTGACCGCCATGGCGTTCATGCTCGTCGCGGTCACGTTCTTCGGCCGGCTGAGCGACCGCGTGGGACGCAGACCCGTCCTGCTCTCCGGGTGCCTGTTCTCCATCGCGCTCTCCCTGCCGGCCTTCTGGCTCCTCCAGCGCGGCAGCCTGGTCGCGGTCGCCCTCGGTGTGCTGGTCATGGCCGTCACGCTCGTGCACTTCTCCGGCAGCGCGCCCGCCGCGCTCCCGGCGCTGTTCCCCACCAAGGTCCGCTACGGCGCCCTGGCGATCGGGTTCAACGTCTCCGTGGCGCTGTTCGGTGGCACGACACCGCTGATCGCCGAGTCGCTCGTCCAGTCGACCGGCAACCTGTACTCACCGGCGTGGCTGGTCATGATCGCCGGCGCGGTCGGCCTCGTGGTGGTGTGGTGGATGAAGGAGAGCGCGGGGCAGCCGCTGCCGGGCGCACCGCACATCCCGGTCCCCGACCGCCACCCCGGGCTCGCCACCCGGCTCCCCTACCCGCGCAGGGACGGGGACGGGGCGCCCTTCGTCCGGCCGAGCAACGTCCGCCGCCTGCCTTCGGACGGCTGACCGCCGAGGCCCGGGTCCGGGGCGAGGCCCGGGTCCGGGGCCAGGGCCGGGTCCGGGGCCAGGGCCGGGTCCGGGGCCGGGTCCGGGGCCGCCCGCGGAACCCGGCGGCACGGACCGCACCGGCCGGACCACCCGCCGGGCACCGGACACACGACGGGGGCGCCTCCCCTCGGGAGACGCCCCCACTTCATGCCGTCGATCCGGTTCAGCGGCGGCCGCGCTGCTTGCGGTCCGGACGCACGCTTCCCTTGGAGGCGCGCCCCGGGGTCGCGCCCTTCTTCTCACGGATGCGCATGCTGATGTGCAGCGGCGAACCCTCGAACCCGAAGTCCTCACGCAGCCGGCGCTCGATGAAGCGGCGGTAGTTCTCCTCGAGGAAGC
This region includes:
- a CDS encoding helix-turn-helix domain-containing protein; translation: MPLDGTPDPHEIEVPFGTRLKLNRTRRGMTREVLGGLVGRSASWVKALENGRLGTPKLPILLRLAEALRIRDLSELTGEQSVPVELFTGPGHAHLPAVRTAINAFPMVTSRPAPPVAHLKARLSRAWSARHSAPNHREVLGGLLPGLIEDAQLAVHQADDGPTRRAAQAVLSEVYALAQFFIAYQPAQSLLWRVCERSVVAAQESGDPHALGVSAWLMAQAHRDAGDWDAADVVTTNTTRQLSGNLADGTDDVLAIWGALQFEAGYTAARRGETGNAWRHWDTAQQVADRLPGSYYHPVTSFSQAIMGAHAVTVAVELRNGGESVRQAGRTASDVIPSRPRRARHQIERARAFYLDSQPDEALRVLAEAHEAAPETIRYNGYARRIILEEMDSRQRERREQANTLADKIGILA
- a CDS encoding PQQ-binding-like beta-propeller repeat protein, producing the protein MGRAAEPGPGRLRGAIAWTGAGLLVGALLLVVGTVLLNWGAHEGGLVSEAGSRWILSTVIAGLALTFGIRWYRRHPRVIQDDPGGPAYAVWMSIFTLAGAAIAWAGFPTQAFEATATDGVAFDPSPAAVNMWIVAVAVASGCLCMLVSVHSPKLRPRRRSLPFAAAGALTVVLIAGLTAVVVFPREPHTVATDPGEPEPVPARVSRIGWSWEPPLGTEIHGVRAGAHGPIVLITDGAVALDGTTGEELWSYRRPLDHARRVGADGRGVYVRYAPGPDTGERVTVTLDAVTGEIRDRDPDVVPLAVEDLLPAAPGRADRLTDALGVGPDCFPSEVERYGDHLVGLLGCAEEDRGREERFDDPFTWSDTEVRVVLGAMDLTTGEEAWRQEWTVRSPGDSTPHLVDVRAGREEPVAVLSHGPDQVLSLLDPATGEEAVELPSGLSDQLSTNDLHRSLVQVDSGGVVFVEEGEDALSFHRANAAGETTDTAVVDGMHVIVPSRAVVLDDTLLVPKAQYESNEDAGVESTRDALFTASFGETVDRDSAQWITPGGPLVVDVVPVPGAVVVLTGGELTGWERADRLDGLVP
- a CDS encoding DUF523 domain-containing protein, with translation MLKVLVSACLMGRRVRYDGQAKTVEDNALDRWRAEGRLVVHCPEIAGGLPVPRPPAEIEPGADADAVLAGRARILTPDREDVSDHFVAGARAASATARAHGVAVAILKESSPSCGSLEVYDGTFGGRKVPGAGVTARLLAEQGVAVFNENQIAEAVAHLEGLERREDSESGAREDAEGRRER
- a CDS encoding MFS transporter, translated to MSDDQNHRPSTLVTEHGTTRKAVTAAAIGNATEWYDFGVYSYLAVTIGLVFYPSQSQGVQLIATFTTFAAAFLVRPLGGLFFGPLGDRVGRKKVLAFTMLLMAVGTFSIGLIPSAATIGIAAPILLLVARMVQGFSTGGEYGGATTFIAEYAPDRRRGFLASWLEFGTVSGYVGGASIVTVMTLLLGPDAMTAWGWRVPFLLALPLGAVGLYLRLKLEETPVFAQDTEGFGKDTAGRRREGQFRETVVGQWHALLLCVGLVMVFNVNNYMVTAYLPTYLNAELGYSSALGLVMTLTAMAFMLVAVTFFGRLSDRVGRRPVLLSGCLFSIALSLPAFWLLQRGSLVAVALGVLVMAVTLVHFSGSAPAALPALFPTKVRYGALAIGFNVSVALFGGTTPLIAESLVQSTGNLYSPAWLVMIAGAVGLVVVWWMKESAGQPLPGAPHIPVPDRHPGLATRLPYPRRDGDGAPFVRPSNVRRLPSDG